A genome region from Microbacterium sp. CGR2 includes the following:
- a CDS encoding TIGR00730 family Rossman fold protein, which translates to MIDEALPEALSAEINAVLDDAGVHADRRLVMRMLRTAILLGEDGADRLDLKIASAALAEMRDAFRLFAPFRHVPKVTVFGSARTRQDDPLYLQARAVASALAEDGWMVVTGAGPGIMQAAAEGAGPALSLGVSIRLPFEEKANGLVAGQDHVVAMKYFFTRKLMLIKESLGFICLPGGFGTLDEMFELLTLQQTGKAEPTPIVLLDQPGGDFWQGLRRFIDETLAPMGVISEGDFDRVIVTDSVEAARAEIAGFWRNYDSMRWVGDSLILRMRAAPTDAEIEDLNEQFAPMLASGRIERTSPRHPEVADDDLLHLPRLMLDLDQRQVGNLFRLIGAINALASASASATDPSTSASLPVHPDVT; encoded by the coding sequence ATGATCGACGAAGCACTTCCCGAAGCCCTGAGCGCCGAGATCAACGCGGTTCTCGACGACGCCGGTGTCCATGCGGACCGTCGTCTGGTGATGCGGATGCTGCGTACTGCGATCCTGCTGGGCGAAGACGGTGCCGACCGCCTCGACCTCAAGATCGCTTCCGCGGCACTGGCGGAGATGCGGGACGCGTTCCGACTCTTCGCGCCGTTCCGACACGTGCCGAAAGTGACGGTGTTCGGATCGGCGCGGACGCGCCAGGACGATCCGCTGTATTTGCAGGCCCGTGCTGTCGCATCGGCCCTCGCCGAAGACGGGTGGATGGTCGTCACCGGCGCGGGGCCCGGCATCATGCAGGCCGCCGCGGAAGGCGCGGGACCGGCGTTGTCGCTCGGCGTCTCGATCCGATTGCCGTTCGAGGAGAAGGCGAACGGTCTCGTGGCGGGTCAGGATCATGTGGTGGCGATGAAGTACTTCTTCACGCGGAAACTGATGCTCATCAAGGAGTCGTTGGGTTTCATCTGCCTGCCCGGAGGATTCGGAACGCTCGATGAGATGTTCGAGCTGCTCACGCTGCAGCAGACGGGCAAGGCCGAGCCGACCCCGATCGTGCTGCTCGACCAGCCGGGAGGTGACTTCTGGCAGGGGCTGCGGCGGTTCATCGACGAAACCCTCGCACCGATGGGAGTCATCTCGGAGGGCGACTTCGATCGCGTGATCGTCACCGACTCGGTAGAGGCCGCACGGGCCGAGATCGCGGGTTTCTGGCGCAACTACGACTCGATGCGCTGGGTGGGGGACTCTCTGATCCTGCGCATGCGCGCAGCACCGACGGATGCCGAGATCGAGGACCTCAACGAGCAGTTCGCGCCGATGCTGGCGTCGGGGCGCATCGAACGCACGAGCCCTCGTCACCCGGAAGTCGCGGACGACGATCTGCTTCATCTGCCGCGCCTCATGCTGGACCTCGACCAGCGTCAGGTCGGAAACCTCTTTCGGCTCATCGGCGCGATCAACGCTCTCGCCTCAGCCTCAGCCTCAGCCACGGACCCGAGCACGAGCGCTTCCCTTCCCGTTCACCCCGACGTCACCTGA
- a CDS encoding proline--tRNA ligase, with the protein MVTRLSKFFLRTLREDPADAEVTSHRLLVRAGYIRRAAPGVFTWLPLGLKVKSKIESIIRAEMAAAGAQEVHFPALLPRDPYEASGRWESYGDGIFRLQDRKGADYLLAPTHEEMFTLLVKDLYSSYKDLPLTIYQIQDKYRDEARPRAGLLRGREFTMKDAYSFDASDAGLETSYQEQRDAYERIFQRLGLEYVIVNADNGLMGGARSEEFLHPTPVGEDTFVRSAGGYAANVEAFTTAVPEPVEFDAEGQPVVFDSPDTPTIETLVAHSNAHLDGDYTAADTLKNVVLALTHVDGTRELIVVGIPGDRDVDEKRAEVAFAPAEVSTATDDDFENNPLLVKGYIGPWSPTGAVLGEESATGIRYLVDPRVGEGTSWITGANIDQKHAHSVVAGRDFFADGTVEIANVRAGDPAPDGSGPVELARGMEIGHVFQLGRFFAETLGLKVLNENGKLVTVTMGSYGIGVTRILAIIAELNNDDKGLIWPASVAPFDVQVVAAGRDQVAFDVAADLSAELETAGLDVLYDDRPKVSPGVKFGDAELVGVPKIVIVGRGAADGQVELWDRHTGERDTLSSAEAVARLVG; encoded by the coding sequence GTGGTCACACGTCTCTCGAAGTTCTTCCTCCGTACGCTCCGCGAAGACCCTGCTGACGCAGAGGTCACCAGCCATCGACTGCTGGTGCGCGCCGGCTATATCCGCCGTGCCGCGCCGGGTGTGTTCACGTGGCTCCCGCTCGGGCTCAAGGTCAAGTCGAAGATCGAGAGCATCATCCGGGCGGAGATGGCGGCCGCGGGAGCACAGGAAGTTCACTTCCCTGCGCTGCTTCCGCGAGACCCGTACGAGGCGTCAGGACGCTGGGAGTCCTACGGCGACGGGATCTTCCGACTTCAGGACCGCAAGGGTGCGGACTACCTGTTGGCGCCGACGCACGAGGAGATGTTCACCCTTCTGGTCAAAGACCTCTATTCGTCCTACAAAGACCTGCCTCTCACGATCTACCAGATCCAGGACAAGTACCGCGACGAGGCACGCCCGCGCGCCGGTCTCCTGCGCGGACGCGAGTTCACCATGAAGGACGCGTACTCCTTCGACGCGTCGGATGCCGGTTTGGAGACCAGCTACCAGGAGCAGCGAGACGCGTACGAGCGCATCTTCCAGCGACTCGGACTGGAATACGTCATCGTGAACGCGGACAACGGCCTCATGGGCGGTGCGCGCAGCGAGGAGTTCCTGCACCCGACGCCCGTCGGCGAAGACACGTTCGTCCGAAGTGCCGGCGGCTACGCGGCGAACGTGGAGGCCTTCACGACCGCGGTCCCGGAGCCTGTCGAATTCGACGCCGAGGGGCAGCCGGTCGTCTTCGACTCTCCGGACACGCCGACGATCGAGACCTTGGTCGCGCACAGCAATGCGCACCTCGACGGCGACTACACCGCCGCGGACACGTTGAAGAACGTCGTGCTCGCACTGACGCACGTCGACGGCACGCGCGAACTGATCGTCGTCGGCATCCCCGGAGACCGCGACGTCGACGAGAAGCGCGCTGAAGTCGCCTTCGCCCCGGCAGAGGTCTCGACGGCGACGGACGACGATTTCGAGAACAACCCTCTGCTGGTGAAGGGGTACATCGGGCCGTGGTCGCCGACGGGCGCCGTGCTCGGGGAGGAGTCGGCCACCGGCATCCGCTACCTCGTCGACCCGCGCGTCGGCGAGGGCACGAGTTGGATCACCGGCGCCAACATCGATCAGAAGCACGCGCACTCGGTGGTCGCAGGGCGCGATTTCTTCGCCGACGGCACCGTCGAGATCGCGAACGTGCGTGCCGGAGACCCGGCTCCGGACGGCTCCGGCCCGGTCGAACTCGCCCGGGGGATGGAGATCGGACACGTCTTCCAGCTCGGCCGTTTCTTCGCGGAGACCCTGGGCCTGAAGGTGCTCAACGAGAACGGCAAGCTCGTCACCGTCACCATGGGCTCGTACGGCATCGGCGTGACACGTATCCTCGCCATCATCGCCGAACTCAACAACGACGACAAGGGCCTGATCTGGCCGGCATCCGTCGCACCGTTCGACGTCCAGGTCGTCGCAGCCGGACGTGACCAGGTCGCTTTCGACGTGGCGGCCGATCTCTCCGCAGAGCTCGAGACCGCGGGCCTCGACGTGCTCTACGACGACCGTCCGAAGGTTTCGCCCGGTGTGAAGTTCGGTGACGCCGAACTCGTCGGCGTGCCGAAGATCGTCATCGTCGGTCGCGGTGCCGCAGACGGACAGGTGGAGCTCTGGGATCGGCACACCGGCGAGCGCGACACCCTGTCGTCGGCGGAGGCGGTCGCTCGACTCGTCGGCTGA